The DNA segment CAAATCGAACCATTTTTCGCTTTGCCAATACTTAAGCGGGGTGGAAGCGCCCACATGCAAAATGACATAATTCTCGGGCCTTGGATAGGCTTCAAAAGAAGGTGCCGGCCAATCTTTCTTATTATATAAAACAACTGATTTTTGCTTATCGGGCTGCTTGGAAGCGGAATTAATCAACTGTAAGTTCATATCCTCCCAATTGATAGCTTCCTTGGGCAAAGGCACAAACTCATCCACAAACAAGTTTTTCAAACCGCTACCCGGCACATCTTCAAATGCCACAATCCATTTTGATTTGAGACTATAAGCCAACATCGAAAAGCGGTTATCGCCGGGAATAAAAGCTATATCGACCTGTTTGATAACCTTTTTTAGATTATCAAAAGAGTTTGGAATTCGTGGATCATAGCCGATTGCCCTAACATTATAGGGCGACTTTTCATACAACCCGGCAAACTGTTCCGAAACCAAAAAATACATGACGGAATCGGGATATAGATTGCGCAAATTCGCCAACATGACCGTCAGCATTAGGGTATCGCCCAGCAATAAATGATGGGCAATCAGAAAATAGCGGGGTTGTCTGGGCCGACAACGCTTTTTAAAAATGTTAATCAAAAAGTTATATAGCGCATGAACAAAAACCAACACCCTGAAATAGAATCGTCCATTTTTTTTATTATTCATTTTTACCACTAACTTTTTGAACTCAAGAACAACATAAAATAGGGTTCCGTTAAATTATTCCATCGTTTGAAATTGCATATTATGCAACTTCGCGTAAGCCCCGTTAAGCGCCAACAGCTCTTGATGCGAACCACTCTCGATAATTTGGCCTTTATCCATCACTAAAATCACATCGGCGTTTTCTATCGTGGACAGGCGATGAGCTACCACCAACGTGGTGCGGCCTTTCATGACCCGACTCAATGCGGCCTGAATATAGCGCTCCGACTCGGTATCCAGCGCCGATGTCGCCTCGTCCAGAATCAAAATCGGCGCATCTTTCAACAAAGCGCGCGCCAAAGCCAAGCGCTGGCGCTGCCCGCCGGATAGTTTGACGCCATTTTCGCCGATTTGAGTATCCAAGCCTTGCGACATTTTGCCGATAAACTCCATCGCATAGGCATCGGTTGCCGCCTGCTCGATTTGGTGACGTTCGGCATCTTGCAAGGCACCGTAGGCAATATTGTTCGCAACCGTGGTATTGAACAGGGTGACATGCTGAGTGACCAACGCGATCTGCTGCCTCAAACAATCCATTTTATAATGTTTCAATTCGATGCCATCGATCAAAATCTCGCCGTCAACGTAATCGTAAAACCGGGGCAATAAATTGATCAGCGTGGTTTTCCCACCACCGGAGGCGCCCACCAAAGCCACGGTTTTTCCAGGCTCGATAGTCAGATTAATATTATTCAAGGCTGGGGTATCGCTACCCGGATAGGTAAAACGAAGGTTCTTGAATTCAATCCGCCCCTGGCAACGCTGAACCTGATGCGTTCCCTGATCAACTTCCACCGGTTGATCCAATACTTCAAATAACGATTCGGCGGCGGCTATGCCGCGCAATATCTCGGCGTTGGCATCGCTAAGCTGCCGAATGGGTTTCGGCAGCATGAAGGCGGCGGTCAAATAAGCCACGAATTCGCCGGCACCGGCATCCTTCATCAAAATTAGAGCCAGATACATCATGCCGGCCAGTGCCAGCGAAATGATCAACTGCATCGTCGGGTTATTGATCGACACAGTCATGATTAGTTTTCGATACTGTTTACGGTTCTCCAGGCTGCAGTCCCTAAAGCGCTGGCGCTCGTAAGCCTCGCCGCCAAAGCCCTTGACGATGCGGTTACCCATCACCATTTCCGAGGTGATATGAGTCAGATCACCCACCGTGTCCTGCATGTTGCGGCTCAAGCGCTTCATGCGCCCGCCCACATATTTGACCATCAAGGCCACTACCGGCGCTATCGCCAGAAACACCAGGGATAACTGCCAGTTGGTATAAGTCAGATAGATCAACAAACCGGCCGCGGTAAATCCTTCCCGGACAAACGAACGCACCGAATCGGTGGTGGCGCGAGTCACTTCGCCGATATTATTGGTGATGCGGGAAATCATGTAACCACTGTTGTTGGCATCGAAATATTGCACCGATAGCCGCGTGTAGTGATTGAAAATCTCACAGCGCAATTTATGAATCACATTACCCGAGATCCGGGCCAGATAATAATTGCCTAAAAACGAGCCGACGCCCCTGACCACGAAGAGTCCTACAAACAGCAAGGGCAAATAAGCAATGTCCTTTTTATCCTGACTATTCAAGGTATCGATAATATGTTGAATAATCATCGCGAATATTGGCTGAGTGCCGGCATATATCGCATAGCCGATACTGCTGATAATGAACATGCGCCAATAAGGCAGCACGTAGCGCATTAAGCGTTTATATACGGCCGTATTCGACATGCCCGAATGTGTCACTTTATTCAATAGTTCACCTTTTTTAAAATTGTACTGTCCGACTCCGGTTCGCAGCCCCGGTAACCCCCGGCCAAGCCTTGCATTCCGCTATCGGTGGCAAGATACTGTTCAATCCGCTAGAATCAGCGAGAATCGGATTATTCTTGGTGCTTGCCTAAATTATTCCAAGAAACTAACCAACATTTTTTGCCAGCCGGAGTCATCTTGCCCGGCAAGCCCAACATCCATGCCCAATCAAAATCCCAAACTTAGCGTCATTATCATAACCCTAAACGAGGCGGAAAATATCCGCGCCTGTCTGGAATCGGTTAGTTGGGCCGATGAAATTATCGTGGTCGACGCCGGCAGTAGCGATGAAACAGTAAAAATTTGCCGGGAGTTGGGAGCAAAAGTGCTGATTAATTCGGACTGGCAAGGCTTCGGTTTTCAAAAAAACCTGGCCCTAAAACAAGCTACGGGCGATTGGGTGTTGTCGCTGGATGCCGATGAACGCATCAGCCCGACTCTGAGACAGTTGATCCAAAATATCCTGGTTGCACCCAGCGCCGACGGTTACCTATTACCGCGTCTGGCCTTTTTCCTCGGGACGGCCATGCACCATGGCGGTTGGTGGCCCGATTATGTGCTGAGACTATTTCGGCGCGAGCTTGGCGAATTTAGCCCGGTGCTGGTACACGAAACCGTGTTGCTTCAAGGAAAAGTCGAAAAACTGCAAGAACCGATTATTCATTACAGTTATGTCAGCCTCGAGCAATTACTCGAAAAAATTAACGCCTATTCATCCGCCGGCGCCAGCCAAGCGCACGGCAAACAAAAGCGAGGAGGCCTGGCCAAGGCCCTGGCCAGAGGCGGCTGGGCCTTCTTTAGGGCCTATTGTTTACGCGCCGGTTTTCTGGATGGCTCCGCCGGCTTAATAGCCGCGATCAGCAAGGGTGAAGAAACCTATTACCGTTATCTCAAATTAAGTTTCCTAGCCAAATAATGCAAAGCTATCTGAAGGATAAAGTCGACTTTTCCCAAGTACAACGGGTACTGGTGATTAAGTTGCAACATCTGGGCGATGTACTACTGACCTCTCCGGTATTTTCGACCCTGAAACGGCAATATCCGCATCTGGAAATCGACGCCTTAGTCTATGCTGATACCGCCTGCATGCTGGAAGGCAACCCGCATATCTCAAAAATCCTGACTATCGATAGAGCTTGGAAAGAACAGACGCTGCAAAAAGTTATCCAGGAATTCCGCCTATATCGTCGCTTAAAACAACGGAATTATCAGTTGCTTATCGGCTTGACCGACCGCATGCGCGCGGCCTGGTTGGCACGTCTGCTTGGCCCTACCTATAGCGTGGCGCAAAAATATCCGCACAAACGCGGTGAGTTTTGGCGCAACAGTTTTTCGCATGTTTACAGCCAACCGCAAACCCCGCGTCATACGGTGGAAACTCATCTGGATGCCTTGCGCCGTATCGGTCTCTACCCGCTAGCTGAAAACAAACCATTGCTGATGCCGATTAACACCGTCGCGGTGAACAAAATCAGCAGCCTCCTCGAATCGGAGAACCTGCAAGCCGGCCACTACATCGTTATTCATCCCGCTTCGCGCTGGATGTTTAAAAGCTGGAATACCCGCGGTTTTGCCAAAGTGTTGCAGGCATTGACCTCGCGCAACATTGCCACGGTCATGGTTTCCGGCCCCGATGCCGCCGAATGTAATTATGTGCAAACCATCCTTCGACATCAACCAAATACTGCAATCGACTTATCGGGACAATTAAGCTTGCCGGAGCTTGCTGCGTTGATTGCCAAGGCCCGCTGTTTCATCGGCCTGGACTCGGTAGCGATGCATATCGCCGCCGCCGTTGATACGCCCTGTGTCGCCTTGTTTGGCCCCAGTAGCGAGCAATCCTGGCACCCCTGGCACGTACATCATCGTATCCTGACCAGCCCCTTCAGTTGCCGGCCTTGCGGCCTCGACGGCTGCGGTAACGGCAAAATCAGCGATTGCTTACAAGCGATTCAGGCTGATGCTGTGATCCAGGCGACTCTGTCGTTGATAGGGGAACCCAGGGCTTGAAGATCGCCATCATCCGCCAGCGCTACAACCCTTATGGCGGAGCCGAACGCTTCGTCAGTCGCGCACTATCGGCTCTGAGCCAGCGGCGTGGTGTCACCTTGCATTTAATCGCCCGAAAATGGGAGCCCATCGAAGGCATACAATTTCATGCCTGCAACCCGTTTTATCTGGGCCGTCTGACACGGGACTTGGGATTCGCCGTTTTTGCCTGTAAAACCGCCGAAAAGCTGGATGTGGATTTAATCCAAAGCCATGAACGGCTGTGCTGCTGCGATATTTACCGAGCCGGCGACGGTGTCCATCGTGAATGGCTGAAACAGCGTTCGCGCCAGATGAATAGCCTTATGGGCTTTCTGCTGCAAGCCAATCCGTATCATCTGTATCTAAAGCTGGCCGAACGAAAAATGCTCGAAGGTGGTAGATTGCGAGCCGTGATATGTAATTCGGACATGGTCAAGAACGAAATGCTGGGCTATTTCCGGATTGCGGAACATAAAATCCACGTCATTCCCAACGGCATCGATACTCAAGCATTTCATCCGGGTTTAAAACAGGAGCGAGACCAACTACGCCAACAATGGCGGATTCCGGCCGATGCACCGGTTTATCTGTTCGTCGGTTCCGGCTACCAGCGCAAGGGACTGAAACAAACGTTGCAAGCCTTCGCTTTGCAGCAACAAGGTTACCTGCTGGTTGTCGGCCACGACAAACACGAACAGCGCTATCGGACTCTCGCTAAGCAGTTGAATATAGGCGAGCGGGTTTTATTTTTCGGCTCTCAACAAGACGTAAAGCCGTTTTATGGGCTGTCGGACGTGTTTGTGCTTCCCACGCTTTACGATCCTTTTTCGAACGCGGTATTGGAAGCCATGGCTAGCGGATTACCCGTCATCACCAGTCTAAAATCCGGCGCGGCCGAGATTTTGACCAACGGCGTGAACGGCTTTGTTTGCGATGCGCTGGATATTCAACAGCTGGCTGATTCGATGCAAAAACTCAGCGATCGCCAACTGGCTCACGACATGGGCCTCCTAGCCAGAGCCAGGGCCGAAAGCCACGACTGGAGCATTATCGGCGACGCGCTGACCCATTTATATCAATCATTAGGCGTATAAATAATGAAAATAGTGCATACCGAAGCTTCAATGGGCTTTGGCGGACAGGAAATGCGGATTCTAACCGAAGCCTTGGGACTCAAAAATCGTGGGCATCAGCTGACCTTGCTGTGTCCCCGCCATGCTGAAATCTACAGCATCGCCCAAACACGCGGCCTTGATGTGGTTGCCCTGCCGATAGGCAAAAAACGCCTAGCCGGACTGTGGGCAATCTATCGCTGGTTGAGCGCCAATCGTCCGGACGTGGTCAACACCCATAGCTCCACCGACAGCTGGCTAACGGCTCTGGCGGCAAAACTGATGCCTAATCCACCCGCCATTGTCCGCAGCCGGCACATTTCCGCGCCCATTGGTGACAATGCATTCAGCCGCTGGCTGTATACCAAGGCCAGCCGGCATATCGTCACCACCGGCGAAAAACTGCGCCGCACCTTAATCGATACTAACGGCTTTCCGGCCGAGCAAGTCAGCTCGATCCGCACCGGCATCGATCTACAACGCTTCAAACCCGGCGACAAACAGCAGGCGCGGCTTCAACTGAATTTACCTAGCGATAAAACGATCATCGGCATTGTCGCTACTTTGCGCAGCTGGAAAGGCCATCGCTATCTGCTGGAAGCCTTTGCAGCATTACCGGAACGGGAAAATTTACACTTATTGATTGTCGGCGATGGCCCGCAATGGGATGCCCTGCATGAACTAGTCAAACAATTGAATCTGGTGAATAACGTCAGTTTTGCCGGGCGCCAAAACAATATTCAAACTTGGCTGCAAGCGCTGGACATCTTTTGTCTGCCTTCCTATGCCAACGAAGGCGTCCCTCAAGCGTTAATGCAGGCTCAGGCCTGCGGTATTCCCGCCGTGACCACCTTGGTCGGCAGTATCGATGAAGCGGTTTTAGCGGGTGAAAGTGCGCTGATCGTCAGTCCAGAAAACACCGCTGAGTTGCAACAAGCCCTGGCCGCTTTAATCAATAACCCGGATAAACGCCGGCAAATGGGCGCCAAGGCGGCTGAATTCGCGGCGGAAAACTTCTCCGATAGCGCGATGCTGGATGCGATGGAACGGGTTTTTATGAATGCCTGCGCCCAATCCCGATAGCGCTATTGCGTTGATCCAGACCAGCCCACCACAACCCAATCAATAACAGCGTTAATAGTCCGTGCTCGGTATGCAGCGTGGTGTTGAGCAGACCGTTGACCAACACGACTTGAATGGCTCCGAAAGCAGCCAGCCAACTGCACCAATAGCTATTCGAGTCAGCTAACCTGGGGCGATTTTTGTACAACAAAAACCCAATTCGCCCCAATACCAGCAAGGTGATGCTGAAGCCAAACACCCCCTGCTCCGCCAACGTGGATAGATAAAAGTTATGCACATGCGCACAGGCTAAATATTGCCCTTCCACGAAGGCTTTACCTTCGGCACTCAGCCATTCTGATTGCAATTCCACAGTCGCTTGGCCAAAGTTTTTGATCCCTAGACCGAAAACGGGGAACTGACGCCAAGCCAGCAGACTACTGTTCCAAATTGCCTGCCTCTCCCCCAGATAAGGGCCTTGTGATGTTTGTTGAACATGCTTCTGCACCACTTGGGCATCTTCAAAATACAATCCAGCCACAGTTGTGAAAATACTTAACAGTAAAACCAACAACGGCCATTTACTCCGTTTCAACCATGTCAGCCCAAATGACATCGCAATAACGGCAATAGTGAAAATAGTGGCTCGGCTATTGGAAAGCACTACACTGGCCGCAGTGATCAGCAGACAGAAGATCACAAAGGCTTTCGAGGAAATTGAATCGGTTTTTTTTAATGTCAGACTCATCGCCAATGCCAACGCAAAGTTCAGTCCCAGATAAATGGCCGAATGGTTAACATGACCGACCGAGTTTAACTCCAACGCTGACTGTTGCTTGGTAACAAACAGTTGCCAAAGCCCCGCAGCCGTGGCTAACAAAGTGGATAATATAATAACCATGGAAACGGTTTGCCTGAGCCTTTCACTCAGTGAAATATTTTTTAAAACCAACAGAAACAATGACAGCTTTAAAATCCCAGTAGCCCCATCCCATTCCTTATGCTGAATACCGGCAAACCAAGCCACCACAAAACCGCTCAACATCCAAAACACTAACAATGTATCGTCGTGTTGCCAGCGATGACTTTCTCTATTTTTCCATATTGAATAGATGCCCAATAGATAAAATAAACATAAAAAGACCGTTTTCGGCGTTTCAAATACGGGTAGAACCAGAATAAACGCCAAAAGGCTCAACACAGGCGCTGCCTGCCATTTTTCGAAAACCGGCTTGAATACTTGCATTAATTTTTAAATATAAATAGATAGGGGCGTTTATCGCCCATGTAATCGAACCAACAAAACCGCCTCATCACGAGTTAAACCGCAACTTTTCACCAACTCTTCGACATTGGCACCTCGACGTATTTTTTCTATGGCCAGTTGGTAGCCTTGATCGTGGTGATCGTGATCCTGATCTTGCTCTTCGTCATGCTGAACGGCCTCTTCATAGCGGGCTTGCGATGATGATTGAGGCTGGAAGCTGATGCTATCGAGTAAGTTACTTAGCCGCGACTCGTTGGCGGCTAAGCGCTTGTCTACGGCAACGGCCGCCGAACACAAGCCGGCAATGTCATCGTTGCCACGCTGAAGTTGCGAGGCCAGAGTTCGCACATCCCGTATAAGCTTTTTTTGTTCGCGCCAAAGCCGAATCAAGCCGATAGCCAACAATGTAGACGCCAACGCTAAAACACCCGCAATACCTGGCAATAAAAGATCATTCATCACACAATTTCATCAATATGCCGAGCGGGCTGATCATTTCGAGTCGGCTGTTTGCCTGCCGACGTATCATCCTTGGATTGTTGTTTACTCTTGTCACTGTTCCGCTCTTTCTCGCGCTCGACTTTATGCACCACCGGCAGTGGCGGACTAGGCGGTATCGGCATGATTTCCGACATAGCTCAGCACCAAAATTACAAGCCAAATTAGAACATGTCCAACTCGGCTTTTTCGTCCTCGCTGAGGAATTTATTTAAATCGACCAAAATCAGCAACTTGTTATCACGACTGGTCACGCCCTGGATGTATTTGGAACTTTCCTCGTTACCGACATTCGGCGCGGTTTCGATTTCCGATGCCCGCATTTCCACCACTTCAGCAACACTGTCGACCAAAATACCGATAATATGCCGGTCGGTTTCGATAATCACCACCCGCGAGGCATCATCGGTTTCCTTTGAAGGCAAGCCGAAACGATTACGGGTGTCGATTACCGTCACCACGTTGCCGCGCAAATTGATAATGCCCAGCACATAGGACGGCGCGCCAGGAACCGGTGCGATTTCAGTGACCCGCAGTACCTCCTGTACCTGCATCACATTGATACCGTACTTTTCTTCACCCAGACAAAAAGTCACCCACTGCATGATGGGGTCGCTTTGTTTTCTATCTTCGCTCATGTTTTTCATCCAAAAGGGTTAGATTTATGTTCTTCGATGCGGCACCAACTCTTGCAAGTCGATTATAGCGGTCAATTCCTCAATCACGGTGCCGATCAGCCAGGGTCTTTTTTGCCGGCTAGTACGCCATCTGACCTTCTCTGGCTTTAGCTTACCTATCGACAAGATTTCGTCGCAAGCCAGACCCCAACGTTTATCCCGCGTAATCAGAAGGTTTGTAAATGGCTTGCTTTCCAAGTCCCGCTGACTGCCGCGACTTTTGCCAAAAATCAATTGCCCGGTGTCCAATACTCCGATGCGGCTGTCATGTTCATCCAACAATCCCATGAACCAAGACGGCTGGCCAGGTATTTTGCCGGGTTTACGCCCAATTTTGATGGTTCTGGACAATTCGACCAGAGGTGTGGCCAAAATCAAATGCTCAACTTTAAAAAACAAGGCTTGAAATTCGTGCTGAGCCCAATCGGGCATCACGGAAAGTGGATGTAGTTTAGCCGGATTTTCGAACGCTACAAGCTGGTTTTGCAAGGGTTCGATCAGGGGCTTGGCGCTAATGACCGGCTTGGGTGATTGTGTCACCGACTTCGGCGGATGTTTTGCCTCCGAGGCCAAGCCAAGCGGCGCCTGATCGTCTATCGGGGTAACCTCCGGAATTTCATCCAATAAGGTTCTCAGGTAGGCATCCAGGGCCAGTTGCTGATGAACGATACGCTGCGGGGGTTTTGCCTGATTCATGTCCGGTTCGCCAAGGGTTTGTCGCCGGCTTTATCAAGCAATAACAGTTCCAATAATTCCGAATAAGCTTCGACGGCCTTGGCGCTTTTATCAAACAGCGGTAAAGGCACGCCAACCCGACTGGCATCTCGCACCTTGGTATCGACCGGAATAACCGAATCCCAGACATTCGCCGGATACTGTTGATGCAGGGCCACCAAACTTTCTCGCGCCGCCTTGGTTCGTTTGTCGTACATGGTGGGTACGATGGTAAATTTGGGCGGTGTTTTGCGCGAATGGAATACCATGTTGATGGTATGCACCATTCTATCCAGCCCTTTTAGAGCTAAAAACTCGGCCAATACCGGAATGATCAAATGATCACACGCCGCCAAGGCATTGATCATCAACACCCCCAACATCGGAGGGCTGTCGATGATAGCGTAGTCATATTGGTCTTTTAATTTAGCCAGTGCGCTGGCAACCACCAAGCCCATGCCGCCCATTTGCGCCACCTGGCGGTCCAAGGTCGCGATAGCGGTCGACGCCGGCATCACTGCCAGCCCATCAAATTCGGTCTTAGCCAAATACAGTTCGGGGTCGACGTTTTTCCTTTTCTCGCCGGTATCGCGAAACAGGTTATAAACGCCGAACTCGACTTCGTCGGGATTCATTTTGAAATAACTGGTCAACGAACCATGCGGATCCAGATCAACTAACAGAGTTCTAAAGCCCCAGGAAGACAACAGCCCTCCCAGCGTCACCACCGAGGTGGTTTTACCCACTCCGCCTTTTTGGTTGGATACAGACCATATTTTCATAATTGAGCCGGGGCATCCGGCGCCTTTTCAACCGGTTCCGGTTGTTGAGTTTCGGTTTGCGGCGCCAATTTTAACGCTTTGGCGCGCTCGATATCGGTCATGCCATAGCGCGCAAATGCTTGCGACATCAGCACCAACACCACGCGCCGATTTTTGAATCGGCCCGCTTCGTCCTTGTTATCGGCAATCGGATGAAACTCGCCAAAGCCGACGGCCGATAATCGGGTCGGTGGAATGTTATTTTTGACCAATTCCTTGACCACGCTGGTGGCGCGAGCCGAAGACAAATCCCAGTTGGATGGATAAATTCCGGTCGAAATCGGCACATCATCGGTATAGCCTTCGACGTTAATCACATTCGGCACGTCGCGTACCACCTCGGCTACTTTTTCCAGAACCGGAATCGCCTTGCCCGACAGTTCGGCCTTGCCGCTGGCAAATAACAATTCGCTATTCATTTCCAGTTCCACCCAAAAGTCGTGTTTTTTGATGCCGACCAACTGGCTTTCGACAAAAGGCTGCAGCGCGCGTTGGAACTCATCGGACACTTCATTCAAGCGGCGTTTTTCTTCCATGATTTCCTCGCTCAACTGATGCTCTTCCTGGGTTACCGTAATCAGATTGGGCAATTCAATCGGCTGGATGCGCGTCGGAATGGTTCCCACCTGAATCGGCTCGACCTCCCTTAACACTTTTTCACTGTGAAACAAGGCTTTATCCAGAGACTCGGAAAATGTCTCGTACTTACC comes from the Methylomonas sp. LL1 genome and includes:
- the motD gene encoding flagellar motor protein MotD, coding for MARRRKRVIEEAEHQDRWMVSFADFITLLFAFFVVMYSISSVNKGKYETFSESLDKALFHSEKVLREVEPIQVGTIPTRIQPIELPNLITVTQEEHQLSEEIMEEKRRLNEVSDEFQRALQPFVESQLVGIKKHDFWVELEMNSELLFASGKAELSGKAIPVLEKVAEVVRDVPNVINVEGYTDDVPISTGIYPSNWDLSSARATSVVKELVKNNIPPTRLSAVGFGEFHPIADNKDEAGRFKNRRVVLVLMSQAFARYGMTDIERAKALKLAPQTETQQPEPVEKAPDAPAQL